The Streptomyces cyaneogriseus subsp. noncyanogenus region CGGGCTCTCGGCGGGGCTGCTGGGCGGGGCGGTCGCGGCGGGCCTGGGGCTCGGGGTGTTCGCCGTGCTGGTGATGGTGGTGTGGGTCGGCTCGCCGTACCCCGACAGCGGACCCGACGGCGCGCTGCACGTCGCCGCGGCGCTGTGGGTGCTGGCGCACGGCGCCGAACTGGTCCGCGCCGACACGCTGTCCGGCACCCCCGCGCCCGTCGGCGTCACGCCGCTGCTGCTGTCCGTGCCGCCCGCGTGGCTGATCCACCGGATGGCGCGGGACGCGGTGGCCGGCGGCCTGGCGATGGGGGAGGGCCGCCCCGGGGCCGCTCCGGCGCCGGTGCCGCCCCGCGTCGCCTGGACGGGCGTCGTGCTCGGCTACCTCGGCGTCGCCCTGCCCACCGCGCTGTACGCCGCCGGGGGCGCGCTGCGGCCCTCGTGGGCGGGGACGGTGGTGTGCCTGCCGCTGTTCGTCATGGGCGTGGCGGGAACGGGCGTGTGGGCGGCGCACGGCCGCCCGGGCGGGCCGGTGCGGCGCTTGCTGGCCGCCCTGCCCGTGGTGCCGCGGCAGTTGCTCGTCCGGCCGGACGGGCGCCCGGGCGTCGCGGCGCGGGCGGCGGGCACCGGGGTGGCGGTGCTGGTCGGGGGCGGCGCGCTGCTGCTGGCGGTCTCCCTGGTGGGGCACGGCGGGGCGTTCCGGGCGGCGTTCGGCCGGCTGGCGGACGGGTGGGCCGGGGGGTTCGCGGTCCTCGTGCTCTGCGTGGCGCTGGTGCCCAACGCGGCGGTGTGGGCCGCGGCGTACGCGCTCGGCCCCGGTTTCGCGGCCGGCGCCGGGCACACGGTGGGCCCTTTCGCCTCCGCGCCGGCGTCGCTGCCGCCGTTCCCGCTGCTGGCGGCGGTGCCGCAGCCGGGGCCGGGTACGCCGGTGCACTGGGCGTCCGCGGTGGTGCCGCTGGCGGCCGGTGCGGCGGTGGGGTGGTTCACGGGTCGTGCCTCGGCCGACAGGCCGGGTGACCGCCCGGACGGGCGGGAGCGGACGGCGGACGGGGACCGGCCGGACCGGGCGCGGGGCGCGGCCGGCTCCTGGTCGTGGCGCCGCACCGCGGCGGGCGCCGGGCTGGCGGCCGTGGTGTGCGGCGCCACGACCGCCCTGCTCGCGGCGCTGGCGGGCGGCCCGCTCGGGGTGGCCTCGCTCGCCCGCTTCGGGCCGGTGTGGTGGCAGATCGGCGCCGTCACCCCGGTGTGGATCGCGGTGGTGGCGGTGCCGACGGCGGTCGGGGTGCGGGCCTGGCGGCACTGGGCGGCGGCGCAGCGCAGGCGGCCGGGGGCCTCCCCCGGGACTCCCGGGACGGACGAGGCGCCGGCGCGCGCGTCCTGGCGGATCCCGGGAACGCCCTGGGTGCCGGCGGTGGGCAAACCCTGGCGGATCCCGGGTGCGGCCTGGGCGGCGGCCCTGGGCGGGTTCCGGCGGCTTCCGGCAAGACCCTGGACACGAGCGGTGCGCAAGCCCTGGCGCATCCCGGGAAGGCCCTGGTCACCGGCGGCGCGCGAAACCCCGCGCGGACCCGGTGGACGGCCGCCGGGCGCGCGCCGGACACCGGAGGCTCCGGAACCCCGGCGGGCGGAGCCGCTCCTGGAGGCCCGGGGCACCTCCGCGGCGGGCGGTCCCGTACGCGGATCGCGGGTGCCTCCCGGGTAGCCGCCGCGCTCCGGGCGCCGCGCCCGGCGGGGCGGGCCCGGCACCCGGCCGGGAAGGCGGGCCCTCCCCGGGCCCGCGTCAGCCCTCGGTCCCCAGCACGCCGCGCAGCTCGTCCGGCAGGAGCTTGCTGCACGACTGCCTGGCCTCGTTGGTCAGGGCGTCGCTGCGGCAGGTGTAGTAGTCGCGGTAGACGAGCTGGGCGGCGAAGGAGGCCGCGATCAGCAGCAGGGCCAGGGAGGCCGTGACCAGGCCGCTGACGGCGGCGGTGGTCTGCGGGCGGGAGGCCGTCCCGGACGCCGGGGCCCGCGCCGGGACGTCGGGGTCCGCCGGGGTGGTGCGCGGCTTGGCGCGCAGGCCGCTGATGCCCCAGTAGAGCGCCAGGGCGCCCAGGAGCAGGGCCAGGTACGGCCAGCCGAAGAGCGCGAAGAAGAAGGCCCACATGCCGCACAGCAGCGCGTAGCGGGCGCGGCGCTGGGCGGGGTCCGTCGGGTCCCAGCGCGGGCCGCCGCCGGGGCCGCCGGGTCCCGCGCCGGGGCGTCCGGGGCCGCCGGGGCGCTCGCCGAAGCCGCCGGGCGAGCGGCCGGGCTGCCGGTCGCTCCACTGCCGGCCCCACGGGGATCCGCCGTCGCCCCGCGCGCCGTCCTGGCCCTCGGGGTGCCGCGGCTGCCAGGGGCGGTCCGGCGTCCCCTCCGGCGGCGGCGCGAAGGGGTTGTCGTCCGTGGCCGCGCCGCCCCGGTCGCCGCCGTCGTTCTTCCCGTCCGAGGGCGCGTCGGGCGGCGAGGCGGGGCGCTCCCGCAGCAACGGGCCGCCGCGCTCCCCTCCCGGCGCCGACTGCTGGGGGAGCGTGAGGAGTCGCAGGCTGCGGTCCGGCATCAAATGAGCGTCTTCCCCTTGGTGAGTACGGCGTGCGTACGGCTTGCTACGACTGGATCCGGCTGTGCCGGACGGGAGGGGAGGGGCCCGCAAGGGCCCGGGACCCCCGGCTCCGTCACCCCGTGAACGCGCGGTGCGCGGGAGGCGTTCCCGAACCGGTTCCTCCCTGACGCTACCTTCCCGCCGGGCCCCCGTCCCGTGGGGGCCGCCCGGTGTGCCGGTATCGTTGCTGGCGGTCGGCCGCTTCGTAGACTTCCCCGTATCCCGGGGCGTGAAGCATTCGTACGACCGTACAAAACGATCCGTGCGGGGCGACCGTACGGACCCGCTTCCCCGAGAAAGGGCCCCCATCGTGGCCGCCAAGCCCGTGGCCAAGCGCCTCGTCGTGCTGGTCTCCGGATCCGGCACCAATCTTCAGGCGCTCCTGGACGAGATCGCCGCCACCGGCCCCGAGCGCTACGGAGCCGAGATCGTGGCCGTCGGCGCCGACCGGGACGGCATCGAGGGGCTCGCGCGCGCCGAGCGGGCCGGGCTGCCCACCTTCGTGTGCCGCGTGAAGGACCACGCCACCCGCGAGGAGTGGGACGCGGCGCTCGCGGAGGCCGTCGCCGCCCATGAGCCGGACCTCGTCGTCTCGGCCGGGTTCATGAAGATCGTGGGGAAGGAGTTCCTCGCGCGATTCGGCGGGCGGTTCGTCAACACCCACCCCGCCCTCCTCCCCAGTTTCCCCGGGGCCCACGGCGTGCGGGACGCGCTCGCGTACGGCGCCAAGGTCACCGGCTGCACCGTCCACTTCGTCGACGACGGCGTCGACACCGGGCCGATCATCGCGCAGGGCGTGGTGGAGATCCGGGACGAGGACGACGAGAGCGCTCTGCACGAGCGCATCAAGGAAGCCGAGCGAAGGCTGCTCGTCGATGTCGTGGGGCGGCTCGCCCGCCACGGCTACCGCATTGAGGGACGAAAGGTAGTAATCCAGTGACCGCCGACAGCAACAAGCGGCCGATTCGCCGGGCGCTCGTCAGCGTCTACGACAAGACCGGGCTGGAAGAGCTCGCGCGCGGCCTGCACGAGGCCGGCGTCGAGCTGGTCTCCACCGGCTCCACCGCCGCCCGGATCGCCGCCGCCGGCGTCCCCGTCACCAAGGTCGAGGAGCTCACCGGCTTCCCCGAGTGCCTCGACGGCCGTGTCAAGACCCTGCACCCCAAGGTGCACGCGGGCATCCTCGCCGACCTGCGCCTGGACACCCACCGGCAGCAGCTCGACGAGCTCGGCGTCGCGCCGTTCGACCTGGTCGTGGTCAACCTCTACCCGTTCCGCGAGACGGTCGCCTCGGGCGCCACCCCCGACGAGTGCGTGGAGCAGATCGACATCGGCGGCCCCTCCATGGTCCGCGCCGCCGCCAAGAACCACCCCTCCGTCGCCGTGGTCACCAGCCCCGCCCGGTACGGCGACGTCCTCGCCGCGGCCAAGGACGGCGGCTTCGACCTGGCCGCCCGCAAGCGCCTGGCCGCCGAGGCGTTCCGGCGCACGGCCGCCTACGACGTGGCGGTCGCCTCCTGGTTCGCCTCCGAGTACGCCCCGGCCGACGACTCGTCCTTCCCCGACTTCCTCGGCGCCACCTGGGACCGCGCGCACACCCTGCGCTACGGCGAGAACCCGCACCAGCCCGCCGCCCTGTACGTCTCCGGCACCGGCGGCCTCGCCGAGGCCGAGCAGCTCCACGGCAAGGAGATGTCGTACAACAACTACACGGACACGGACGCCGCCCGCCGTGCCGCGTACGACCACGCCGAGCCGTGCGTGGCGATCATCAAGCACGCCAACCCGTGCGGCATCGCGATCGGCGCGGACGTCGCCGAGGCGCACCGCAAGGCGCACGCCTGCGACCCGCTGTCCGCGTTCGGCGGCGTGATCGCCGTCAACCGGCCGGTCAGCAAGGAGATGGCCGAGCAGGTCGCGGAGATCTTCACCGAGGTCATCGTCGCGCCCGGCTACGAGGACGGCGCGCTGGAGATCCTCACCAAGAAGAAGAACATCCGCGTGCTGCGCGCCCCCGAGGCGCCCGCCGCGGCCGTGGAGATCAAGCCGATCGACGGCGGCGCCCTCCTCCAGGTCGCCGACCGCCTCCAGGCCGAGGGCGACGACCCGGCCACCTGGACCCTCGCCAGCGGCGAGGCCCTGTCCGAGGCGGAGCTGGCCGAGCTGGCGTTCGCCTGGCGGGCCTGCCGCGCGGTGAAGTCCAACGCGATCCTGCTGGCGAAGGACGGCGCCTCGGTCGGCGTCGGCATGGGCCAGGTCAACCGGGTCGACTCCTGCCGCCTCGCGGTCGAGCGGGCCGGCCAGGAGCGGGCGCGCGGCGCGTTCGCGGCCTCGGACGCCTTCTTCCCGTTCCCGGACGGCCCCGAGATCCTGATCGAGGCCGGGGTCCGGGCCATCGTCCAGCCCGGCGGCTCGATCCGCGACGAGCAGGTCGTCGAGGCCGCGAAGAAGGCCGGTGTGACGATGTACTTCACCGGCACCCGCCACTTCTTCCACTGAGCACCGCCGGTGATCCGGTGACGCCGTGACGGACGGGGCCTTCCGGCTCTCCCCCGAGGGAGCCGGAAGGCCCCGTCCGGGTTCCACCGTGCCGCGGGCCCGCCGCCGGCACCACCTCGGACCTGTGAGGGTCACTTCCGCCCGGGCGGGGTGTACTCCTTGAGGCGGTGGGCGACGCGGTCGGCGTAGTCGCGGTGCTTCGGGGGGACCCCGCCCGCGTCGTTCACCTTCCGGTACGACGACCGGTAGGCGGCGGCGATCAGCACCCGGCGGTCGCCGGGCAGGCCGTCGTCCAGGCGCGGCGCGATCCAGCACAGGTAGCGGCCCATCGCCGGGATCGACTCGGCGGGCGGGAAGGGCGGTTCGGGCACGGACTCGGCGGGCGTGCCGTCCTCGTTCATCCACCAGCGCAGGACCGAGGGGGTCCAGCGGGCGATGCCGTACTCGTTGCGCACCGGGTCGGACAGGTTCGGGTCGAAGTCGCTCTCCACCTTCAGCATGGCCGCGATCAGGGGCGGGGTGACGTGCTCGTCGGCGCAGTCGTGCGCCGTCTCCACGATCAGCAGCCGGTACGCGGGCGGGATGCCCCGGTCGGTGCGCAGCTCGGACGCGCCGTAGGAGACGGCGGCGATCCGGGCGCCGCGCGCGGCCTCCCCGCCACCGCCGCTCCCGCCGCCCGCCCAGGTGCTGATGGCGTAGCCGAGGGCGGCCACGGCCGTGGTGGCGCCCAGCGCCGCCGCGAGGACGGCGCCGCGCCGGGGGCGCCGGTGCGGCAGCAGCCGGGGCAGGCGGGGCAGGCGGGGCGTCCGGCCGGTGCCGGCCGCGGCCTCGACCAGCCGCAGCAGGGATTCGGTGCCGACCCGGTCGCCGTGCGTCCGGGTCAGGCAGGACCGTACGATCTCGCGCCAGGGCTCGGGCAGTTCGGGCGCCAGCCGTAACTGGTCGGCGCCCCGGGCGTAGGCCACGGCGGCGTCGCGGCGGGCCGCGGGGGTGCCGCCGGGCAGCGGGAAGGAGCCGGTGAGCACGAGGTGGGCGAGGACGCCGAAGGCCCACACGTCGGCGGAGGGGCGGATGCGGCGCCCGCGTTCGCCGATCTCCGACCACAGCAGCTCGGGCGGGGTGTAGTCGGGGGTGGAGAAGGCGGGCGTGTAGGCGTGGGTGCCCTCCAGCTCGGCGGCCATGTTGAAGTCGGCCAGCCGTACCGAACCGTCCGCCATCAGCAGCACGTTGGCGGGCTTGAGGTCCCCGTGCACCCAGCCCGCCCGGTGGAGCTGGGCCAGCCCCGCGCAGACCTGGGCGAGCAGCGCGGGCCCGGCCGGCGGGCGGGGCGCTCCGGCCAGCAGCCCGGACAGGGAGCCCTCCGCCTTCTCCAGGACGAGGACGGTGGCGCCGTCCAGCCGGGGGTTCCCGGGGTCGTCGACGGTGAGGGTCTCGTACATCCGGATCAGCCGCGGCTGCCTCAGCCGGCGCAGCAGCGCGACCTCGCGCTCGATCAGTTCGCGCAGGTGGGCCAGTTGCCGGGGGGTGCCGGTGCCGGTCGCCAGGAACTTCAGGGCGGCGGTCCTCGGCAGGTCGTCCGCCCCGCCGGTGCGGCGGGCGGCGTACACGCTGCCGAAGGCGCCCGTCGCGATCGGCTCGCGCACCTCCCAGCAGCCCACCCGGTAGCCCCGGGGAACCGGCACCGCGTACGGTCCGGTCACCGGACCGCCCGTCCGGACGGTGCCGCGAGGACCACGAGGTCGTCCTCGCGGACCAGATCGAAGCGGAGCGCCAGGGAGACCAGCGACTCCTTCTTGCCGTTGAGCCGCGGACCCGGCTCGGCGCTCTCCGGGCCCGGCTTCAGGCGCAGCTTGACCGCCAGGTAGTCGATGTTCCACTGCACCGAGGTGCGGGACGCGGCCGGCCAGGTCGGGCGCAGCCGCTCCACCACCTGCTCCACCGTGGGCAGCGGCGCGTGCGGCGCGCCGCGCAGCCGCGGTTCGCACAGCGCGGCCAGTACGGCGAAGTAGCGCTTGGTGCGGTCGACGGAGAAGGCGGGGGCGGTGGTCTCGCCGTCGCCGCCGCCCTCGGCGCGCAGGAAGTCGTGGCGCGGCGCCCACACCTCCACCGGCAGCAGATCGCCCGCGGCGGGCAGCACGATCCGCGAGAACTCGAACGGGACCGGCGCGTCCAGGCGCCCCGGGGCCACTTTGATGTGCTCGCCCGCCCCCTCCGGGTTCTCCACCACGTACGTCTGGTGGGCGCAGAGGTTGCTCAGCGTCCAGAAGGTGCCGTGGGCGGTGATCTCACCGGCCCGGCGGGACACCCCGTCGTGCGCGATCAGCAGGCCGCCGGGGTCCACGGACCGCCCGAAGGCGAGCCGTTCGCCGGGTGCCAGCCTGATCTGGGTGCGGTCACGGTCGTCCTCCGTGGTCGGCGGAGGTACCACGATGATGCTGTACAAGGTGCGTCTCCCCGTGCCTGACGGCTACCCAGCCAGACTAGGGCGACGCGCCGGGGCCGTGTCCCCCTCGTACGGGTGAGACACGGCCCCGGCGGTTGAATGGCGCGGATGCGACGCCCGGTGGGGTCAGCGCTGGACGACCATCGTGCTCGCGGCCTTGTCGTGCCAGCCCTGCTGGCGGCCGGACTTGTCCCAGAACGGGGAGAGGTAGACCAGCAGCTGGCCGATGCCGCAGGCGAGGGAGCCGACGATCGGGATGATCCAGCGGATGAACGACGAACCCAGACCCGTCTTCTGGCCGGTGTCGGCCTTCACCACCCGCATGCCGAGGATCATCTTCCCCAGCGTGGCGCCCACCAGGCCGACCATCAGCCACTCGTACAGGAGGCTGGCGATGCCGAGGATGAGGAAGACCGCCGTCAGCGGTCCCAGCACGTCGGCGGCGGCGTCGTTGACGCAGGACTCGTAGGCGGGCGAATTCGGGTCGCACTCCGTGGCCGCGTCGGCCGAGCCCGCGACACCCGCGATCAGCAGGACGACGTAGACGATGCCGATTATCACGCCGTCGATCAGGCGTGCGCCCAGGCGCCGGCCCATGGAGGCGACCCGCGGTCCCGGGCCGCCCGGGTAACCCGGCTGCTGCGGGTAGCCGTAGCCGGGCTGGCCGCCCTGCTGCGGGTAGCCGTAGCCGGGCTGGCCGCCCTGCTGGGGGTGGCCGTAGCCGGGCTGGCCGCCCTGCTGGGGGTGGCCGTAACCCGGCTGGCCACCCTGCTGCGGGTAGCCGGGCAGGCCCTGCTGGCCCTGCTGGGGCTGACCGTAGGGGTTGTCGGGCGGGGGCGAGCCGAAACTCATGACGTTGAGCCTCCGTTGGGCTGCGGGGACGGAGCGGATCCAGCGGAGGAACGTGCGTGCATGAGCGGTTTCCCCCCGTTCGGACCGCGTTACTGCGTGTTCATCGTGGTGCGCCGGTGATCCCGTGTCCAGCTCACCTCCACAATGTTGTGCAAGTGCAACACCGGCGATCATGGCCGGGCACCCGGTCCGCGGGGGTCCGCGTCCCTCGGATTGGAACCGGGGGCGGGTCATCCGGGAGGATGGGGCCATGACCGCCCAGATTCTCGATGGCAAGGCCACCGCAGCCGCGATCAAGTCCGAACTGACCGCCCGGGTGGCGGCGCTGAAGGAGAAGGGCGTCACGCCCGGCCTCGGCACCGTCCTCGTCGGCGACGACCCCGGCAGCCAGAAGTACGTCGCCGGCAAGCACCGAGACTGCGCCCAGGTGGGCATCGCCTCCATCCAGCGCGAACTGCCGGCCACGGCGACGCAGGAGGAGATCGAGGCGGTCGTGCGCGAACTGAACGAGGACCCGGCCTGCACCGGCTACATCGTCCAGCTCCCGCTGCCCAAGGGCATCGACGAGAACCGCATCCTGGAGCTGATGGACCCGGCCAAGGACGCCGACGGCCTGCACCCGATGAACCTCGGCCGCCTCGTGCTGAACGAGCCGGCCCCGCTGCCCTGCACCCCCAACGGCATCCTCACCCTCCTGCGCCGCTACGGCGTGGAGATCAAGGGCGCCGAGGTCGTGGTCGTCGGCCGCGGCGTCACCATCGGCCGCCCCATGCCGCTGCTGCTGACCCGGCGCAGCGAGAACGCGACCGTGACCCAGTGCCACACCGGCACCCGCGACCTGTCCGCGCACCTCAAGCGCGCCGACATCGTCATCGCCGCGGCCGGCTCGCCCCACCTGATCCGGCCCGAGGACGTCAAGCCGGGCGCCGCCGTCCTCGACGTCGGTGTCTCGCGCAACGCCGAGGGCAAGATCGTCGGCGATGTCCACCCGGACGTCGCCGAGGTCGCCGGCTGGATCTCCCCCAACCCCGGCGGCGTCGGCCCGATGACCCGGGCGCTGCTGCTGGTCAACGTGGTCGAGGCGGCGGAGCGCAGTGTCGGCTGACGAGGGCGCCCGGCACCCGGAGGACATCACGGTCCCGGACGCGGTCAGCGCGCCCGACGCCGAGGGCAGGCCGCGGCGCGTCACGCGCCGCTTCCCGCTGTTCACCCGGGACACCGCGCGCCCCGAGGGCAGCGGCCGGGCCGCGCCCCTGGACGCCCCGGCCCCGGCCCGGCAGTGGCCGATCCTCGCCGTGCTGTCCCTGGTCGGCATCGGCCTGCTGCTGACCGCCCTGGACGTCTTCCGGTACGGCACGCTGCTGATCGGGGTCGCGCTGCTGGGCGGTGCCGTCCTGCGCTGGCTGCTGCCCGGCGTCGGCATGCTGGCCGTACGGTCCCGCTTCACGGACATCGCCACCTACGGCGTCCTGGGCCTCGCCATCGCCCTGCTCGCGATGATGGCCCAGCCCGACCCGTGGCTGGAGATCCCGTTCCTGAAGGACACGCTGCACTTCACGGTCAGCGGCTGACCGCGCGGCCCGCCGCCGGGGCGGCGGCCCGTCCCCTCGCCAGCCGGGGCCGGGGCCCTGAGCCGTCCGGGGGCGGGGCGGGCCTGGCCCTACGGGACGGTCCGGGACGCCCCGTACGGGTGCCCGGGGTCCGCCCGCCGGTGGGGAGACCGGTGGGAGACTGGGCCGCGTCCGCGGGCGCGTGACGGCGGGTGCGCCGTCGGCATGCGCCGCGGGACCTCACGGGGCTCCGGCCAGGGCGCCGCGCGGGCACCTGGCACGGGGGAGATGACCAGCTCGTCACCGGGGGAAGAGGGGGGAGCGATGCCTCGTTGGGGGGCCTTGCCCGACGCACTCGATCCGCAGATCAGGGAGTTCGCCGGCCGGTTGCGCCGGCTGGTGGACCGCAGCGGTCTGAGCATCGCCGACGTGGCCGACCGCACCGGCTACGGCAAGACGTCCTGGGAGCGGTATCTCGACGGCCGGCTGCTGGCGCCCAAGGGCGCGGTCGTGGCCCTGGCCGAGGTGACCGGGACCGATCCGGTGCACCTGACCACCCTGTGGGAGCTGGCCGAGCGCGCCTGGAGCCGCTCCGAGACGCGGCACGACGTGACCATGGAGGCCATCCGGATCTCCCGGTCCCGGACCGCGCCCGGGGGCGCCGGACCGGCCGGAGGGGCAGCGCCCGCCGTCCCGCCGCTGCCGGCGCAGCGGACGGCGGCCGAGAGCCCGGACGCGCTCAGCGGCACGTCCCGGACCGGCCCGTCCCACGGCGGTGCGCCCGGGGGCAACTCCTGGGGCCTCGCCGGGTACCGGGGTCCGTCGCCGGCCACGCGCCGCCCGCCGCGCGGTGGGCCTGGCGGCGCGGGGACCGCCGGGGGTCCCGGGCACGGCGCGCCGGGCGCGCCCGCGCCCGCCGGGCCGCCGCGGGGGCCCGGCCGGGGCGGCTGGGCCGGGGGCGGCGGCAGACGGCCGGTGATGTTCCTCGCGGGGGCCGTCGGCGCGCTGATCGCCGTCGCCGGGGCCTTCCTCCTGCTGGACGGCGGCGGCGACCAGGCCGGCGAGGGCGCGCGGGCCGCCGCCTCGCCCGGCCCCAGCACCCGCCCCCGCCTGCCGGACGGCGTCAGGTGCGGCGGCGACCAGTGCACCGGCGAGGACGCCGAGACGATGGGATGCAGCAGCGGCGGTCTGGTGACCACCGCCCGGCAGATCACGGTCGGCACCGCCGTCGTCGAGGTCCGCTACAGCGCGGCCTGCGGTGCCGCCTGGGGCCGCGTCACCCAGGCGGCGCAGGGCGACGAGGTCGAGGTCACCGCGGGCGGGTCCCGGCAGACCGGCGCCGTCACGGAGGCCGGTGACACCCTCGCCTACACGCCCATGGTGGCCGTGCGGAAGGCCGGTGACGCCGTGGTGTGCGTGACGCTGGCCTCGGGGCAGCGGGGGTGCACCGGCTGACCCCGCGGGCGGCCCGTCCGGCGGCCCGGCCGCGACTCCGGCGGAAAAAAAGCGGGAAACGACCGGCCCCGACAGGCATGCCCGTCCCGTGCGGGGGAACGCGAAAGGCAACCCCCACGGGAGTCCGGCGACGGTATCCCCGTACGGCGGCCGCCTCGGTCCCTCCTCTCCCGGACAGGCGGCCGCCTTTTCGTGTGTCGTCGCAGGTCCGGGCGGTGCCGGGCGGGCCTCTGTGGGACGGGCCACACCCACCCGGCCGTGCGGCGGAGCGGATGCGCGATAGCCTGACGGCTGATCTCTCTTGACGCCAAGAGATCGATCATCCGCCCGGGGCAGGGACGCCCCACCGCCAGCTGTCATACGGAGAACGCCATGACCCGCACTCCCGTGAACGTCACCGTCACCGGCGCGGCCGGCCAGATCGGTTACGCCCTGCTGTTCCGCATCGCCTCCGGCCAGCTCCTCGGCGCGGACGTGCCGGTCAAGCTCCGCCTGCTGGAGATCACCCCGGCGCTGAAGGCGGCCGAGGGCACGGCCATGGAGCTCGACGACTGCGCGTTCCCGCTGCTCCAGGGCATCGAGATCACCGACGACCCGAACGTCGCCTTCGACGGCGCCAACGTCGCCCTCCTCGTCGGCGCCCGCCCGCGCACCAAGGGCATGGAGCGCGGTGACCTGCTGGAGGCCAACGGCGGCATCTTCAAGCCGCAGGGCAAGGCCATCAACGACCACGCCGCGGACGACATCCGCGTGCTGGTCGTCGGCAACCCGGCCAACACCAACGCGCTCATCGCGCAGGCCGCCGCCCCGGACGTACCGGCCGAGCGCTTCACCGCGATGACCCGCCTGGACCACAACCGCGCGCTGACCCAGCTCGCCAAGAAGACGGGCTCCACGGTCGCCGACATCAAGCGGCTGACCATCTGGGGCAACCACTCCGCCACGCAGTACCCGGACATCTTCCACGCCACCGTCGCCGGCAAGAACGCCGCCGAGGTCGTGGGCGACGAGAAGTGGCTGGCCGAGGAGTTCATCCCGACCGTCGCCAAGCGCGGCGCCGCCATCATCGAGGCCCGCGGCGCCTCGTCGGCCGCCTCCGCCGCCAACGCCGCCATCGACCACGTCTACTCCTGGGTCAACGGCACCCCCGAGGGCGACTGGGTCTCCATGGGCATCCCGTCGGACGGCTCCTACGGCGTCCCGGAGGGCCTGATCTCCTCCTTCCCGGTCACCTGCAAGGACGGCAAGTACGAGATCGTCCAGGGCCTGGAGATCAACGAGTTCTCCCGCACCCGCATCGACGCCTCCGTCAAGGAGCTGGAGGAGGAGCGCGAGGCGGTCCGCGGCCTCGGCCTCATCTGATCCGGCCCACGGTGTGATCCCCCGGACCCCGGGCCGCGCTCGCGGCCCGGGGTCCGCCGTTCCCGTTCCCGGGCCGCCCCGGCGCCCCTCGGCCGGGCCGGCATCCCCGCGCGGCCGGCCGCCGTCCGGCGGCACGGCGACGCGGAGCGGGCCGGTCCCCGTGGCTCCCGGGCGCCCTTGACATTCCGGTTTTGCCGCGCCGCCGGGTCCCCTATGCTGATGGGCCTTCAACTCGCCCGTCGTCAGCAGACGTTCGCACATCGGGGGAACGGCGTGAGTAGCGCACACCTGCCACAGCAACCGCAGTCCGGTGCGGCCGGGCCGCCACCGGAGCTCCCACCCGTCGCACCGCACGCCAGCGAGGCCACCCGGCTGCTCTGCGCGGGCGCCTACCTGGATTCCGGTTACCGCGACCGCGTCATCGAGGACCTCTACCTCGACGAACAGCGGTTCGTCGCGCCCTCGCTCGGCTACGACGCCGCCCGGGTCCTCGCCCACGCGCTGCGCGCCCGGCGGCAGGAGCTGCTGTGGGCCGCCGCCGTGATCGGGCTGTGGGTGGTCGGCCTGCCGCTGAGCGGCGGGCTGCTCGCCGGCTTCCTCTGGCCGAGCGTGTTCCTCGCCCTCGCGCCCTGGATCCGGGGACGGGCCGCGCGGCCGCCCCTGTACCGGCGGATCCCGGCCTTCCTCCTGCGCTGGTGGGGCCGCATCGTCTTCGCGCTGTACCTGATCCTCACGCTCGCCGCCGGCTTCGGAGCCGC contains the following coding sequences:
- a CDS encoding bifunctional methylenetetrahydrofolate dehydrogenase/methenyltetrahydrofolate cyclohydrolase is translated as MTAQILDGKATAAAIKSELTARVAALKEKGVTPGLGTVLVGDDPGSQKYVAGKHRDCAQVGIASIQRELPATATQEEIEAVVRELNEDPACTGYIVQLPLPKGIDENRILELMDPAKDADGLHPMNLGRLVLNEPAPLPCTPNGILTLLRRYGVEIKGAEVVVVGRGVTIGRPMPLLLTRRSENATVTQCHTGTRDLSAHLKRADIVIAAAGSPHLIRPEDVKPGAAVLDVGVSRNAEGKIVGDVHPDVAEVAGWISPNPGGVGPMTRALLLVNVVEAAERSVG
- a CDS encoding DUF3017 domain-containing protein, with the translated sequence MSADEGARHPEDITVPDAVSAPDAEGRPRRVTRRFPLFTRDTARPEGSGRAAPLDAPAPARQWPILAVLSLVGIGLLLTALDVFRYGTLLIGVALLGGAVLRWLLPGVGMLAVRSRFTDIATYGVLGLAIALLAMMAQPDPWLEIPFLKDTLHFTVSG
- a CDS encoding helix-turn-helix domain-containing protein, with translation MPDALDPQIREFAGRLRRLVDRSGLSIADVADRTGYGKTSWERYLDGRLLAPKGAVVALAEVTGTDPVHLTTLWELAERAWSRSETRHDVTMEAIRISRSRTAPGGAGPAGGAAPAVPPLPAQRTAAESPDALSGTSRTGPSHGGAPGGNSWGLAGYRGPSPATRRPPRGGPGGAGTAGGPGHGAPGAPAPAGPPRGPGRGGWAGGGGRRPVMFLAGAVGALIAVAGAFLLLDGGGDQAGEGARAAASPGPSTRPRLPDGVRCGGDQCTGEDAETMGCSSGGLVTTARQITVGTAVVEVRYSAACGAAWGRVTQAAQGDEVEVTAGGSRQTGAVTEAGDTLAYTPMVAVRKAGDAVVCVTLASGQRGCTG
- a CDS encoding malate dehydrogenase codes for the protein MTRTPVNVTVTGAAGQIGYALLFRIASGQLLGADVPVKLRLLEITPALKAAEGTAMELDDCAFPLLQGIEITDDPNVAFDGANVALLVGARPRTKGMERGDLLEANGGIFKPQGKAINDHAADDIRVLVVGNPANTNALIAQAAAPDVPAERFTAMTRLDHNRALTQLAKKTGSTVADIKRLTIWGNHSATQYPDIFHATVAGKNAAEVVGDEKWLAEEFIPTVAKRGAAIIEARGASSAASAANAAIDHVYSWVNGTPEGDWVSMGIPSDGSYGVPEGLISSFPVTCKDGKYEIVQGLEINEFSRTRIDASVKELEEEREAVRGLGLI